One window from the genome of Streptomyces sp. WZ-12 encodes:
- a CDS encoding XRE family transcriptional regulator, translated as MANERLRGAIVESGMTLDQVADRLGVSAKTVERWVNEPKRQPYRRYKYATASLLRREVSYLWPEERTSAEVTEAGNAELVQLYPHRSVVPNRLWPQLYAGATRHFDVLVYSGFWLTEDAEFHQVVKEKSADGLRIRFMLGDPDSAAVAVRGEDEGIDGAMASKIRNALVNYSSLFRLPGVEFRLHSTTLYNSIYRADDAMLANGHLYGVGAYMAPVLHLQRVPGGELFDAYAESVERIWEGARPISSPTNLRGSGA; from the coding sequence ATGGCCAATGAGCGGTTGCGCGGCGCGATCGTCGAAAGCGGCATGACGCTTGATCAGGTTGCTGATCGCCTAGGGGTGTCGGCGAAGACAGTGGAGCGCTGGGTCAATGAGCCCAAGCGTCAGCCGTACCGCCGGTACAAGTACGCGACAGCATCCCTTTTGCGGCGGGAAGTGTCCTACCTCTGGCCAGAAGAGCGGACGTCGGCGGAGGTGACTGAGGCAGGTAACGCTGAGCTTGTCCAGCTCTACCCGCACCGCTCTGTCGTACCGAATCGGCTTTGGCCGCAGCTCTACGCCGGAGCCACGCGGCACTTCGACGTGCTCGTCTACTCGGGCTTTTGGCTCACTGAGGACGCCGAGTTCCACCAAGTGGTGAAGGAAAAGTCGGCCGATGGCCTACGGATCCGGTTCATGCTCGGCGACCCCGACTCGGCCGCCGTCGCCGTGCGCGGCGAGGACGAGGGCATCGATGGCGCGATGGCAAGCAAGATTCGCAATGCGCTGGTGAACTACTCGTCGTTGTTCAGGCTTCCAGGGGTGGAGTTCCGGCTGCACTCCACCACGCTCTACAACTCGATCTACCGTGCCGATGACGCGATGCTGGCGAACGGGCACCTTTACGGCGTCGGCGCCTACATGGCCCCTGTCCTGCATCTGCAGCGTGTCCCCGGAGGGGAGCTCTTCGACGCCTACGCGGAGAGCGTCGAACGTATCTGGGAGGGCGCCCGCCCCATCTCCTCGCCCACTAACCTGCGAGGATCGGGCGCATGA
- a CDS encoding DUF6284 family protein, with amino-acid sequence MTQITVADAALAFAPWLESTAAELDAIDAEMPLITAQMDLLDAYLPVFDRPVTELDERRIRRARRRVLAARRALANRLNTGGEAA; translated from the coding sequence ATGACCCAGATTACTGTCGCCGACGCCGCGTTGGCGTTCGCACCGTGGCTAGAGTCAACGGCCGCCGAACTGGACGCCATCGACGCCGAGATGCCGCTCATCACGGCCCAGATGGACCTGTTGGACGCCTATCTCCCCGTCTTCGACCGCCCCGTCACGGAGTTGGACGAGCGGCGCATCCGTCGGGCTCGCCGTCGGGTGCTGGCCGCGCGGCGGGCGCTGGCTAACCGCCTCAACACCGGTGGGGAGGCGGCGTGA
- a CDS encoding dTDP-4-dehydrorhamnose 3,5-epimerase family protein, with product MRPLSIEGAWIHEPEVFADARGSFHEWFRSDAFRAATGQQLPLAQANLSVSRRGACRGIHFADVPPGQAKYLTCVRGAVLDVIVDVRTGSPTFRQWEMARLDDTNHRAVYLSAGLGHAFLALTDDATVVYLCSEGYAPEREHGIHPLDPELAIAWPPDIPPILSPKDANAPSLTTLHHRGLLPTYPTR from the coding sequence ATGCGACCCCTGTCCATAGAAGGCGCCTGGATCCACGAGCCGGAGGTCTTCGCCGACGCGCGCGGCAGTTTCCACGAGTGGTTCCGCAGCGACGCCTTCCGCGCGGCCACCGGCCAGCAACTCCCGCTCGCCCAGGCCAATCTCTCGGTGTCCCGCCGCGGCGCCTGCCGCGGCATCCACTTCGCGGACGTCCCCCCGGGCCAGGCCAAGTACCTCACCTGCGTCCGCGGTGCCGTCCTGGACGTCATCGTCGACGTCCGCACCGGCTCCCCCACCTTCCGCCAGTGGGAGATGGCCCGGCTCGACGACACCAACCACCGCGCCGTCTACCTCTCCGCGGGCCTGGGCCACGCCTTCCTGGCCCTCACCGACGACGCCACCGTCGTCTACCTCTGCTCCGAGGGCTACGCCCCCGAACGCGAACACGGCATCCACCCGCTGGACCCCGAACTCGCCATCGCCTGGCCCCCCGACATCCCCCCGATCCTCTCCCCCAAGGACGCCAACGCCCCCTCCCTCACCACCCTCCACCACCGCGGCCTCCTCCCCACCTACCCCACCCGTTGA
- a CDS encoding DUF6303 family protein — protein sequence MADTFTAQMSSAHGGWCVYVVRLDVSNWPEHNWGCTASIPTPVERAEALTALGYEVTAGAEWEWFEYSELAEDSSSPVCLLATIPVRLKEAP from the coding sequence ATGGCGGACACCTTCACTGCCCAGATGTCGAGCGCGCATGGCGGCTGGTGCGTGTACGTGGTGCGGCTCGACGTATCGAACTGGCCCGAGCACAACTGGGGCTGCACCGCTTCGATTCCCACGCCGGTCGAGCGCGCCGAAGCGCTGACTGCTCTCGGCTACGAGGTGACGGCCGGCGCCGAGTGGGAGTGGTTCGAGTACAGCGAGCTGGCCGAGGACTCGTCGAGCCCGGTGTGCCTGCTTGCCACCATCCCGGTTCGTCTGAAGGAGGCGCCGTGA
- a CDS encoding GntR family transcriptional regulator — protein MAESSPRGTYLLIADALRKDIEKGLEGDALPSETALMRTHDVSRNTIRRALKTLEAERLVTSVPGAGWRVSSKPIRPLIDRMTDLIAEDSLTVGDNYPSESKLCERFGASRTAIRHALAQMEGTGLLATVHGKGRTVRALPTNLEDT, from the coding sequence GTGGCGGAGTCCAGCCCGCGCGGAACCTATCTACTCATCGCCGATGCGCTGCGAAAGGACATCGAGAAGGGATTGGAAGGGGACGCGCTCCCGTCCGAAACCGCTCTTATGCGGACGCATGACGTCTCGCGTAACACCATCCGGCGCGCGCTCAAGACTCTGGAGGCGGAGAGGCTCGTCACCTCCGTTCCCGGCGCCGGCTGGCGGGTGTCCAGCAAACCCATAAGGCCGCTCATCGACCGCATGACCGATCTGATCGCGGAGGATTCGCTGACGGTAGGCGACAACTACCCGTCGGAGTCGAAGCTGTGCGAGCGCTTCGGTGCCTCCCGAACAGCGATCCGGCATGCCCTCGCTCAGATGGAGGGAACCGGCCTGCTCGCGACGGTCCACGGCAAGGGCCGCACCGTTCGCGCTCTCCCGACGAATCTGGAGGATACGTAG
- a CDS encoding HD domain-containing protein, producing the protein MGLTEWAYSLSESMLADPLPRRWAHSLGVAKRARSLSPILGVDAELLEAAAVLHDIGYSPSIATTGFHPLDGGRFLRDQEGADDRVVRLVAHHSCALLEAEERGLRHELESEFELERPELVDALIVSDMTTTPDGEHTTPAARLEEIVQRYGPDTIVGRFIQRAAPEIYAANERVELRMASTAADAQPM; encoded by the coding sequence ATGGGGCTTACCGAGTGGGCGTACTCGCTCTCTGAATCGATGTTGGCCGACCCGTTGCCGCGCCGCTGGGCACACTCCCTTGGTGTCGCCAAGCGGGCTCGTTCCCTGAGCCCGATCCTCGGTGTAGACGCCGAACTATTGGAGGCCGCGGCCGTCCTTCACGACATCGGGTACTCCCCCTCCATCGCCACGACCGGCTTCCACCCGCTCGACGGTGGTCGCTTCCTCCGCGACCAGGAGGGGGCCGACGACCGAGTCGTGCGGCTCGTGGCTCATCACTCCTGCGCACTCTTGGAGGCGGAGGAGCGGGGGCTCCGGCATGAGCTGGAGTCCGAGTTCGAGCTGGAGAGGCCGGAGCTGGTGGACGCACTCATCGTCTCCGACATGACGACGACGCCTGACGGCGAGCACACCACGCCAGCCGCACGGCTGGAGGAGATCGTGCAACGGTACGGCCCGGACACGATCGTTGGCCGTTTCATCCAGCGAGCGGCGCCGGAGATCTACGCCGCGAACGAGCGTGTGGAGCTCCGGATGGCTTCCACCGCAGCCGACGCTCAGCCGATGTAG
- a CDS encoding RapZ C-terminal domain-containing protein has protein sequence MAAVEIVSFGYLHNAPPPAHLTIDLREHFRDPHVSPELRYMTAADEPVRAAVLNTPGITALVEATATAVAAFAAGPSAGVVTVADGCAGGRHRAPTFALVLAERLTAAGHRVSVRHRDLDKPVVQR, from the coding sequence ATGGCTGCTGTCGAGATCGTTTCGTTCGGCTACCTGCACAACGCCCCGCCCCCAGCGCACCTGACCATCGACCTGCGCGAGCACTTCCGTGACCCGCACGTGTCGCCGGAGCTGCGGTACATGACCGCGGCCGACGAGCCGGTACGCGCCGCAGTGCTCAACACCCCGGGCATCACGGCACTGGTGGAGGCCACGGCGACGGCGGTCGCGGCGTTCGCTGCCGGCCCGAGTGCCGGGGTCGTGACCGTCGCCGACGGATGTGCCGGCGGTCGGCACCGGGCCCCGACCTTCGCGCTCGTCCTGGCCGAGCGTCTGACGGCCGCTGGACACCGCGTGAGCGTCCGCCACCGCGACCTGGACAAGCCGGTCGTTCAGCGCTGA
- a CDS encoding NUDIX hydrolase — protein sequence MSRIDYFRDPKAPKANSVVPSVTVVVRNGQGQLLLIHKTDNNLWALPGGGHDIGERIGATAVREVEEETGIRVEVDNIVGLYTDPDHVLAYDDGEVRQQFSICFRAHPVGGSLRTSSESKEVRWVAPADLDGLDIHPSMRLRIAHGLDETRPQPYIG from the coding sequence ATGAGCCGGATCGACTACTTCCGCGACCCGAAGGCGCCCAAGGCCAACTCGGTGGTGCCCTCCGTGACAGTCGTGGTCCGCAATGGCCAGGGGCAGCTTCTCCTGATCCACAAGACGGACAACAACCTGTGGGCGCTCCCCGGTGGAGGCCACGACATCGGCGAGAGGATCGGAGCTACGGCCGTCCGTGAGGTGGAGGAAGAGACCGGGATCCGCGTCGAGGTCGACAACATCGTCGGGCTCTACACCGACCCCGATCACGTCCTCGCCTACGACGACGGTGAAGTGCGACAGCAGTTCTCTATCTGCTTCCGGGCCCATCCAGTTGGGGGTTCTCTCCGGACCAGCAGTGAATCGAAGGAGGTCCGCTGGGTGGCCCCGGCGGATCTCGATGGGCTGGACATCCATCCGTCCATGCGACTGCGCATCGCGCACGGCCTGGACGAGACCCGGCCGCAGCCCTACATCGGCTGA
- a CDS encoding nucleotide disphospho-sugar-binding domain-containing protein, whose product MKQSHIAMFSVGAHGHVNPSLDVIRALVARGHRVTYAIPPSFAATVAATGAEPRTYTTTLPAPDDPDAWDGQLLDHLRLFLADAGRALPQLLAAYRDDRPDLILYDPMAYAARALADRWRIPAVQLSPHAVPWNGYEEDIAAELAARPPGDTTPPAHAWLAQTGLGPSRAARRPDRCLALISTLLQPHPDRVDPTVYTFTGPCWNTHAPDFYRACIAAFGDHPDWHVVLHTGRNTTPPLPDALPANIEAHPWVPQRSVLDHADAFLTHAGASSAHEALARGVPMVTVPQAADQFGNAALLTNLGIARHVPKASATPETLRNAVLTLLNDPALPHHTTRILNHLSTEPGTPQATTLIESELP is encoded by the coding sequence ATGAAGCAATCCCACATCGCCATGTTCAGCGTGGGGGCCCACGGGCACGTCAACCCCAGCCTCGACGTCATCCGCGCGCTCGTCGCCCGCGGCCACCGCGTCACCTACGCCATCCCCCCGTCCTTCGCCGCCACCGTCGCCGCCACCGGCGCCGAGCCCCGGACGTACACCACCACGCTCCCCGCCCCCGACGACCCGGACGCCTGGGACGGCCAACTCCTGGACCACCTCAGGCTGTTCCTCGCCGACGCCGGCCGCGCCCTCCCCCAACTCCTCGCCGCCTACCGGGACGACCGCCCCGACCTGATCCTCTACGACCCGATGGCCTACGCGGCCCGCGCCCTCGCCGACCGCTGGCGCATCCCCGCCGTCCAACTCTCCCCGCACGCCGTCCCCTGGAACGGCTACGAAGAGGACATCGCCGCCGAACTCGCCGCCCGGCCCCCCGGCGACACCACACCCCCCGCCCACGCCTGGCTCGCCCAGACCGGCCTCGGCCCCAGCCGCGCCGCCCGCCGCCCCGACCGCTGCCTGGCGCTCATCTCCACCCTCCTCCAGCCCCACCCCGACCGCGTCGACCCCACCGTCTACACCTTCACCGGCCCCTGCTGGAACACCCACGCCCCCGACTTCTACCGCGCCTGCATCGCCGCCTTCGGCGACCACCCCGACTGGCACGTCGTCCTCCACACCGGCCGCAACACCACCCCACCCCTCCCCGACGCCCTCCCCGCCAACATCGAGGCCCACCCCTGGGTCCCCCAACGCTCCGTCCTCGACCACGCCGACGCCTTCCTCACCCACGCCGGCGCCAGCAGCGCCCACGAGGCCCTCGCCCGCGGCGTCCCGATGGTCACCGTCCCCCAGGCCGCCGACCAATTCGGCAACGCCGCCCTCCTCACCAACCTCGGCATAGCCCGCCACGTCCCCAAAGCCTCCGCCACCCCCGAAACCCTCCGCAACGCCGTCCTCACCCTCCTCAACGACCCCGCCCTCCCCCACCACACCACCCGCATCCTCAACCACCTCTCCACCGAACCCGGCACCCCCCAAGCCACCACCCTCATAGAGTCCGAACTCCCCTGA